The DNA sequence GGCTTAGAAGGAGGATTTGGTGGGCGAGACGGGGGCAGGGAGTCGAGTGGAGCTTGCTGGTGCCCTAGGATTAGGGTGGGTGGGGTCGAAGGGTGCAATGGGGTGGGAGGTGAGTGGCCTATCAAGGCGGCGGGAGCTGCCGGCCACCAGTGGTTGGGGCAAGGGTGGTAGAGGAGGGGCgcaggaggaagaagaaaattGGGGAGCCGCCAGGAAGAAAAGGTGGAGCCGAGTCGTGTGCTCCCAAAGCGCGTTACTAGTAGCACGATATTAGGATCCTAGTCGATTGCATTGGAGCAACAAAAGCATGTTGGCCAGTTACATTTGATAAAGTACATTGAGAGGGGGTAACACAGTTTGTTGTAGGGATTAATTCATAATTAAGAAAACTACATTACACCAATGGCAGGGACAGATCTAGTGGTGGAGCCCCCCTGAAAGccttagtttggttttggataattgatgaaaccctagtactaacctctatgctaagtatgtgtagacttaatgaggttgatacatgccaagtgatggagcaagagacgatcatggtgataatggtgatgaccacaagatgatcaagtgctcaacttggaaaagaagaaagagaaaaacaaaagccTATGGAAATCAAGACAAAGGTATtggttagggttttggttttggtgatcaagacaccatagagggtgtgatcacatttaggatagatagccgtactataaagaggggaattctttggctaagcggttatcaagtgccactaggtgtcattgttcatgtgcatgcatttggaacctagtgagctaacttaactccttcaaataaaatgattgtgaaaatgctaacacacatgcacatgttggtttacacattgtggtgttggcacactttaagaaggaggtggagtttgaagtatagagagaggatgggttcctctctccctcccgccgagcttgcgatgcgggattcggcgcttttgaggaaatgaagtgcatattttctattgcaccggtgggaactttggagaagtcgcgggagtgctcACCGAACGCTAGTCCAGAAGCACCGGACACTGTGCCTGTGCGTTCGGTGTGCAGGCAGCCTggctcggttagggttaggcaacGGACGCagtttggagcgtccggtggtgcgagtCCGGTGACCTGAGcgttttgcagagctctctgagtttaagtccggtgagcaccggacgcagcttggagcgtccggtggtgtgcatcCGGTGACCTCGCGTGTTGCAGACCTCTCTAtgtttaagaccggtgtgcaccggacacgtccggtgccaacttgctcagcgtctggtgcaCTACAGGTggccgttagactctgacatgaGAGTTTCAAAAGGctacacgtggctgacgttggagcaccggacgcaggggctgagcgtccggtgcccctttaagagcgtccggtgaccccgagttttgcccagtgaaagagccaacagctctatttgtttgaggggctatatatacgtgtttggccggcttggggcttacactcttggcattcttgactactagacatccttgtgagcctaagcaaacaccttccactcatctccttcatagattaaacatctttgtgagattgggagtgattccaagtgcttttgcttgagtgattgcactagtggcacttgggaatcgatttggctgcggttttcttgttactcttggtggttgccgccacctagacggcttggagcagcggaggaggattggcacgagttggtgattgttcgtggccacctcccggtgattgtgagaggttttgtaccttccccggcggagagccgaaagataactctagtggattgctcgtgtcgtTGAGTtaactcacttgtgggtaggttcttgtggtgtcctagtgaggacgaggttcgtgctacacctcttagccaccgaaccaccaagtgttggtcgacacaacggggacgtagcgtgccggcaagcacgtgaacctcgggagaaaatcgtgtgtctccattgtgattgtactttggatttctcccggtgattggactttatattattgattggttcatcccctctacgcggtggtataaagttcaaaccatctctcttactttcttgcaaactagagtagcttacatacttgtatagaaactttaggtagctctctagtgtaagtagagacatagctcttgtgtgcctagtgatcatatcaactagaattgttggataggtggcttgcaaacacctctttagagctagagcaaaaagcttcgctttgttatttactaaccacttgctctagtaTTTTTGTAGAAGTTTTAAATAggatattcacccccctctagccatattagaacCTTTCAACCCCCCCCCAAGCCTCCTAGGATTGTTGGCTATAGATGCACCTTGAGGAGAGGTTAAAGGTACCTCGAGATTAAAGAAGGCCCCCTAGCATTTATTATGGATCCGTCCCTGACCAATGGgtagttagagcatctccaagagattagccaaaaatgctagccaaatttactgatttagctactctctaaaatagatttgataaaaaatataatattaCTCCAACAGACTCTACAAAAGAATGGCTAGTGAGGTAGGCTATCCAAAAGTAGAGAGCAAATATGGTGGGAGAAGAGCTACTAAATTTGAAGAGCCATTTACAGAGTCTGTCGGAGACGTTTTTCCTTCAATAATAGCCAATAtacctttagaaaatgatttggcTAGTCTCTTGTAGATGCTCATATCCCGATAAGCAATAGGCAAGCGAAACTTTACTAAAATCCAAAGTCTTAAGTGGGTTTAAAAATTAAAACCCTAAAATTATCTACTATCAAATACTCGTGTTATGTATTGAAAAAAAACATGACGCTGAAACGTAAATAAATTGTCCATCTTTCATCATAATTTGAAACGTTTGGACAAAATTAGTTGATGGTTgatgagcatctccaagagtttggtcTTATTTATTTGCTGAACTAATAAATCTAGCAAGttaataaaagaaatagaaactttagatattGTTCTTCTCCCACAGTAATCTATAATAACTttctaaaattaaaattatataGTAGGGTCCTTATCTATttatgtttatttattttttagataatttttttatttgatttatttattAGAGCTGACCATGTCTTTCACTTCATAGGgagaatttttttatttttaaatccTTTTTATTcaatattttaataataattgCTCATAAAAATAATTTGCGGATTTGACCCTTCTGGTCACGCCAACGACGCAGACATGACCAAATTATGTTGGTGTGTCACATGTATCGGCATAGCAACATACAACATGTTGGATAGCGTTTCTGACGTGGAAAATAGTGTCACGCCACTCCTACTAGCATGACAGTATTATTATGACGCGCCACCGAGAGTGATGTGATAAGACAAAATCTTTCAAAAATCATAACTGTTTGATACTATGTCAGATGAAgatataatttatataaaaattgtaGTTTTCAATGAGCTCTATAATTCATAGTTTTAAGCTTTTTCAGCGGAGGACGTTAACatgtttaaaaaaataatataaaatttcAGGAGCATAATAACTGTGTACCAGTGCTTGTCGTATTAGAAAAATAATTACTTTTTTATATGTTATCAAATGAAGATACATTTTATATGAAAGTCGTAGCTCTcaatgagatctacaactttgtagttttaagttttttatttgagaaTGTTAATATGCTCAAAGAAATAATATAATTTTTTAGAATCGTAATAACCTTGTACTAACATTTGTCGAATTAGAAAAATAATATCGTTGTTGTATGGTGTCAAATTTGGAGCTTTTAATGAAGTCTATAACTTTCATATAAAAAGTATTTTTATGTGGCATCAAATAAGAAATATACGATCTTTTCTAaaaagataacctttgatacacGGTTAATATGATGCTAAAACATTAGATTACCTTTTGGAGTATTAACAAGCTCAAATATGAAGACTTAAAACTATAAATTTGTATATCTCACAACGGGCtataactttgatataaagGATACCTTCATTTGACACCTTACAAAAACAATATTATTTTTCTAATTCGACAAAACTATACTTGTAAAATATTACATTTTTTTAGCATCTTAATATCCTCTAATGAAAAACTCAAACTATAAAGTTCTAGATCTCATTGAGAGCTATAATATTCATTTAAAAAGTATCTTTATTTTGACAAAATACAAAAAAGTTATTAGTTTTCTAACAAGACAAGCACTAGTACGTGGTTATTATGCTCCTGATTTTTTTTACAACTTAACATACTCAAATGAAAGAAAACTCAAaactacaaagttatagatctcatcGAGagttataatttttatataaattttatcTTCATCCAACGTAGAGTTATGATTTTTAAATAGATGTCACGTCACTCCCGGGACGGGAGGGAACAATAATGTCACGCGAACCAGAATGGTGTGACAACATTTTTCACATCGTCTAACGTGCCGTATGTTGCCGCGCCAATGTACGTGGTGTGACAACATTATTTGGTCGCTCCATCTGGCGCGGGTCAACTCCACAAATTATTTTTAGAAGTGATTATTGTTAAAATATtaaattaaaaattaaaaaatggaaaaaaaacTCCCTTTCAGAGTGACCACCACCGTCGTACACCACGTTTGTCGTCCCTTTTTGTAGTCTCAGGGTCAGGCGTCACTTTTTGGAGTTGGAGTCTCAGGGTCACGTAGGCATTGTTGCTATGCTTCAAGACAAAGACCAGGCGAAGGCTGATAGTATAACTTTTTATAAATCTAATTATTTAAAGTTTATATTAAAATAGTTAAAATTTATTTATCTAATTATTAATCAAAGTTTTTAAAGTTTAAATCTTGATATGTGTATACCAAATAGATCGGaggaactttcaaaaccggtcaaataaccccctcgagtggttttggagggtggtttagtcttattcttttttatttatttttgctgaatctttgaaaaatcataacaaatcataaaaaaaatcataaaatgaaaattttaattttgttggactcctgatGAGTTGATCTACacggtgaatatataatatggtatactttagtaccaAGTTTTGTTGtacctttaaatctatgtttttctgtaattaatttgattaattcatatatgcagttcctgtggtccaattgtggtaaaatttttatggtaggctcaatattatatgcttgaactatggtaaaaatttcatactcattggatcatgtataacttagttacagataaagcatagatttaacaataataaagctaaataaattgataactaagttatacgtgatccactaggtacgaaacttttaccatagttcaagcatacaataatgagctcaccataaaaatttcaccataatTGGATCATAGGAactgcatatatgaattattcgatttaattacagaaaaacatagatttaaagctacaacaaaaactttatactatagtataccatattatatattcactgtgtagatctactcatcagaagtccaacaaaattgaaattttcatttttatgatttttctataatttattatgatttttcaaagatttagcggaaataaataaaaaagaaaaagataaaaccaccatccaaaaccactctagggggttatttgaccggttttgaaagttcagggggtagaatatccggttttatagttcagagggtgaagtagtccacccttaatagtttggggggttatgtagactttttcctaacAAAAAAAATATCTCTTGTGCGAGAAGCACCATGAAAATAGGTAATGAAAGAGAAATAGGGAGTTATCTTCACTTTGCAAACTTAAGTTGATGAGAAGGATATTTGataacttttaaattttaaGGAACTCTTTTATCAAACTGTCGGACAAGACTTCTTTCTCATTttgctaaaaataaaaatagagagttgtTTTACCAGACTCTTGGAAATGCTCCGTGACATCCAACTTAATACTTGAACACTTTTATATTATTGTATTTGTTCTATTGTACGCATCACAATAATGGTTCTCCAGTAAATAATGCACTATTATGCAAACATTTTAGTAGCACACAAAACCAAAGGCATACACGTACTTGAACCCTAACTCCCAATGTTCTATAATAAAAGCAAAAGAAGGAACGTAGCTTCTCGAGAACCATCATATCTGGTCCTTGAGATACAATCCCAAACAAGAAAAAACTAAAGAGAAACGACACAAGTGTTCCCATTGggtgacctgcatggaacatgcaaGATGGGCAGCTCACCTAAATTTTGTCATGCACTCATGGGATGGCACCATATATTTCACACTATGTCCAAATTTCTGAAAGCAATCGATCACCATGTGCCactatatatagtatatattaTATGATCATTGAGCACTCACATGGAAATCAATTCTCCACTGAAAAGTCATAGCTGAAAGTATTATTCGCTGTATATGATCATTGAGCACTCACATGGAAATCAATTCTCCACTAAAAAGTCATAGCTGAAAgtattattcgctgatttattgtgagagcaaCACTGTTAGCTGGCAGAAAAGTACGGCTTATAAGAGAAACGAACGGGGCCTTATGTCAATAAAAGTGGTTGATGAAGTGAAAAAATTGACCGTCGACAGTCCAAAAAATTGACCGATTTTGAATTAAACCTCAGTCAACAACAGTTAAACAGTATAGCTAGCTAATCAGCTTGAAAGCGCTCACCAACGAAGGACGCTTTGCTTTGTCCATAATTAATTAGATCCTCTATTTGTTTACTACAGCAACCATCCTGCAGGTTCCTGCTGCCCACGCTGAAAGTCTGAAACACGTCTCTCTCTGCTTCGCGCCTATAAATACATGGTCTGAGGATATTGATCCCAAAGCTAACAGAGCATAGTAAATCTCATCAGAAACTCTTAGATATATAGACCGACACGGACCACACTTGCACATTCCAAGATGATCGGTGATGAAGTGGATTCAGATGTTGTTGTACGCTACTTCAGAGGCAAGAGCATCCTGATCACTGGTTCAACTGGCTTCCTGGGGAAAGGTACGGTACCTCTCTTCTTCATGCATGAATGAATGAACTCGTTCAGATAGTACTCTTTCAGGGTGTCTGCACAATGCATGGCTGGCTGATCATCTCCATCTCTTGTCTCTTCGTAGTGCTTGTGGAGAAGATACTGAGGGTTCAGCCGGACGTCAAGAAGATCTTCCTCCTTATTCGAGCCGCCGATGTCGAGTCTGCGAAGCAGAGGGTCGAGACCGAGGTGAAAACAAAATATACTTCTTCTGTTCTTCCTTCCATCTCTTTTTCTGAAGTTGCTTGTATCCAGTGATCCTGTCTGAATCTGAACTTTTCTCCATGACAAGCAAATATATATGTTGCTGGAAACCGTTTCTCCATACAAGGACAGAcgatttttcttttttgaaaagGTCGGCAAGAGCTTTGCTGAAATAATATATTAGTAGGACAAAGGAAAAATATACAGAAAGGTTGTGTACcggaagcaaaaaaaaaaagttgatgGAAAAAAGTTGCTCCGACAACAGAGGAAAATCGtgcatgaatcttttaagtatgCAAATTTGATGTCCTCTCTATCTTTACCACTGTGCTCGTGCATATCTTGCAATGAGCATCTCATGCCAGATGCATGCACACCCAAATCTTGCTCACCCAATATTAATAAAGGAAACAAGAGTACATCACCACCCACATTTGTTCTTTTATCTGAAGAGCAATTAAACTATTTGTTTGGTAGCTATGTCTAGCCATCCACTAGCCTTAATTATCACCCACTCAGCAAAATATGCCCTCCAATCCGACTTCAATATAATATGGCCTGTTGTACAGCAGAAGTACGTGACTGTGTGGCTATACTGTGCAGTAACCATCAACAACATGATGACAAGAACAATACTCAAATATGTTTTTTTTCCCTTGAGAAAATCTGTGACGAAAGCAGAAAAGATCCCTttagtatatagaagaagacagTGACTGGTCCCAAGAGGTGGTAGTTGCGGCAAAAGCTTTTCAGAAATGAATATATGGTAGTTGCGGCAAAAGCTTTTCAGAGGGGGATCGAGTTCTGAACAAGTGGAGCGAAAATCTGAAAGTAATCTTGCATGGCGCAACTCTGCAGGTTTGATGAGTCAGAATGTTCCCTGATGGATTTGCTAGCTGCATTCAATctgaaatatgttttcatctgacAAAACTAGTGGCAAATGCATAGGTGATTGAATGTTTGAAGCAAGACTTACAGTGCTATATATTACATACCTAATAACTGTTGCGTTTCACTAATAATATCAGTCTTATGGTAATCTTTCTAAGCAAACTCTGTTTTATTTAACGAAATATGCAAACTCCGTTTCATTATCGCTAGGTGACAGGAAGGGAGATCTTCCAAATTTTGAAAAACAAGCATGGTAATGGGTTTGAAGGTTTCATCCAAGAAAAAATATGCCCTTTACCAGGAGACGTCATGTATGAGAACTTGGGCCTAGGCCCTGCCAAactgagagaagtatgcaaagaAATAGACATCATTGTCAATGGAGCTGCAACTACAAATTTCTACGAAAGGTCTGAGCTTATTTCTGTTAACAAATTATTTCCGATGGCATGAATATTGTGGAAATATTTGTTCAGTTATCTGACCAAACTGCAGGTATGATGTGGCTTTCGACACAAATGTCATGGGAGCCAAACACATTTGTGAGTTTGCAAAAAGGTGCAGTAAACTCAAGATGCTGCTACATGTTTCAACAGGTAGGAAGCAACAATCCTGTGTTCCATGTGTGGCCAAATCTGGACCATCCATTTTCTTCAATTAAGGGGCACAATATAAGTAACAACTAAAATAACTGTCAGCAATCTGAATCCATATAATGGTAACACTTTCGAGCAGCTTATGTAGCCGGTGAACAAGAAGGGGTAGTGCTAGAGAAGCCATTCCGTTTGGGTGAAACCCTGAGGGAAGGCACGCACCTGGACATCGAATCCGAACTAAATCTGATAAAAGAGACCAGGAGAGAACTGAAAGCCAACTGTTCTTCGGAAAAGGTTGAGAGAAGAACCATGAAGGATCTTGGCCTCAAGAGGTGAGTGAAAACTAACTCATTACTACAAAGCAAAAGTACATTTGTCCTGTTTACGCATCTAAATTAATTTGCTGCTACCTACTACTAATACGTACTGTCCAAATAATTAATCACAAAGCACATGACATGTCTCTGTCAATGATCGATGAAGGGCAAGGGAGTTTGGGTGGCCAAACACCTATGTGTTCACCAAAGCCATGGGGGAGATGCTGCTGGGACACCTTCGAGGAGATCTCCCAGTCGTCATCGTCCGGCCGAGCATCATAACCAGCATCCTGAACGAGCCGTTGCCTGGATGGATGGAAGGGATCAGGTAGGTGACCTAACAGGACAAGAAAATAATTCACCAGATGTGCAGACATGCTTCCAATAATTCTCCATTGGTTTCTTCATGGCACCAACCAGCAAACAGTCAGCAGTGTATATATGCAGAGTGAATGAAAAACAAATTCCATGATCATGGTTGGTTGGCTTCAATTTTGCAGGACAATTGACTCGTTCATCATCGGCTACGCGAAGCAGGCTCTGTCAATCTTCTTAGTTGACCTCGAGTTGATAATGGACGTGGTGAGTCTCCGTTTCCGATCGAgcgcagccgcagcatcaaatTTAAACAAATTATCTATCAAGAAGCAAACCAACAACCAGTTTTatcaaaaagaagaaaaaaaaaagagaaacgaAGCAAATTAACCAACAAGGACGCACCACGCACGCACGTATTCTGATCGATTTCTGACAGATTCCGGGGGACATGGTGGTGAACGCCATGATGGTGGCCATGGCGGCGCACTCGGAGGAGCAGGCGCAGCAACTGAGCATCTACCACCTGACGTCGTCGGTGCGGCACCCGGCGCCGTACGCCGTCCTCGCGGAGTGCGGCCACCGCTACTTCCTCCACAATCCACTGATGAGGTCCGGGTCCGGGTCCGGCGGCAAGAACAGCGGCGAGCCCGTGCGGCCTGCCAGGATGCGCTTCTTCCGCACGCTCCCCAGGTTCCGCGCCTACATGGCCGTCAAGTTCAGGCTTCCCCGCGAGGTCGCTATTAGTATTACTCTGCTCAAATTCATTGACCAGTTTGTACGTATAATCGAGCGAATGTTCTTGATTAATTCTGCATGGTGATCATCACTTATCAGATCCTTCGCCTGCTCAACATCGCCCTGTGCGGCGCGTTCTCCCGGCGCTACGACGAGCTCAGCAGGAAGTACAGATACGTCATGCATATTGCAGAGCTGTACGCGCCATACGCCTTGTTCAAAGGATGGTAAGAAATCAACCGATCAAAGCCGGTTTTCCTCCTCCTTATTTTTTTTGCATTTTTGGATGGTCGCGCGCTCACTGTttcttgcaattttttttttatgtgAAGCTTTGATGACTCCAACACGGAGAGGCTGAGGGTGGCGATGgcgaacaacaacaacaacaacaataataacggGCAAGACAGGAAATATGATGAGTTTGGTTTTGATCCCAAGTGCATAGACTGGGACGACTACTTCTACAGGGTTCACATCCCCGGTGTTGTCAAGTACCTGTGGGATTagctgagagagagagacgtATCTCATGTGTTTTAATACATACACGAGTATGTTGTCGGTGTGTGAGGTGTGTTGTGCTGGAAATGTTgcagattctttttttttttgaatcattGGGTATACTTTATTGATAAAAAATGGTTACATCATTTGCTAGAAACTGAACAATAAAACCAGGGGGATCATCGTCCCAAATACAATTATCTCTAGAGATCATAGCTGTCTAGCTAGCTCATTCTTTCTCTAGCATTCTTGTTCAGTCATCCTCGTTCAGTGGCTATAAGGAAAGCCAGTCATTAGATTTGTCACGTCTAGATTCTTTTTTTGAGAATGATGGTACAGGTTTCCTTTGGTCTTATGCCACCAAAAGGTGTCTTTACTTATGTTAGGAGCTTGGTTTTGCATAGGgtgaacaaagaaaaaaaacttaATGAACCAACTTTTGGTTGAGGGAGGACTCAGCACTCAGGTacactttttttttaacttgGCTGATTCATTACTCAACTGACAAATTGCCAGCAACGAAGGACTCGATCTCTTCAATCAGACCTGTCACACCACAAAATTTTTAATTGTGGGTTGTGCATAGAAaacactaattaaaataaatattttgataTTTGGATAAAATTTCTAATGTcagtttaaaaaaaatattgtcaATTAGTTATATGAAATATATCATTCTTTAAATTTTTCTAAATTTAATTTGATGGGTTTTTGCTTGATATGATGTGATGTCATGCGTGTTTGTTATTTGACTTTGTGTTGTAAGTGGGTAGAGTTTTAGAACATGCTTAGTAAGTCATTGATCTGTATCCTACGTGTCTCTATCTTTTTCTATAATCAAGCCTCCTCCCTCTTGATCTTAATCTTTTTATCTGGAGTTTTTCATATCTTCTTACTCTACTCTAAATCATTCCTTTGAGTTCATCTTCCATCAATCGACCTATTAAAAACTTCTCAGAATTTTTCTACCTTCTTGAATTTCTCGCCTTTctatgagcataatctaatttttagatgttcCAAAACATCTTCCATGAGCACCAGATACTTTATTAAGCTTCGTCGGTGTTCGATCTATCTATAAAAATTATCCAAAATTTCTTTTGAGGATGCAGGGTATTTTTCTCATGGCTTAAATACTAATTCTTGATTTTTCTAGGATTATTTTTAGACATGATCAAGGTTTATCATTTTCTCTCTATCGTTGACACTTATCATTcttttccttttatttatttctccTTTTTGTTCCTTGGGCAAATGTGCTTTGACGTGAGATGACAGTTTAGGAAGCCAGTAACTAGGCCAATTCCATCTCCCTGCTTTCACGAGTCCAACTCGTAATCAGTCTTGCTGCCCGGCCCCTTTCCTTTGTTATCTGCTCGCCAGGCCCCAAGGTTACCTCTTGTTTATTACCTTGTGGTCTGCAAGGAAACTTGAACCCACGTCAAGCCCTAACTGACATAcacatccgccgccgccgccgcagctagCCTCCATGCTCGGCTCCTACGCCAACGCAACCATCGCCCGATCTCGCTGAAACCATGAAGGCCGGAGGAATCGTCCAGTTGACCATGTCCTGCCAATGCAACCTAGATGTAGTTGACCACATTTATCGATCACATATACACGCATGGCGCCGACGTGAAGCTGCTCGGAGGTTTATCCCGGCTTGCCTCCGTGATCCCGGTGGTGTGTGCTGTTCGTCTCCATCCAGGCCATGCAAAATCAACTTTTCAATATCTACTAAGCACCACGACGCCTGTATCCACTGAAGCAAGCTGCCAGGTCTTCCGTACACCCTTTGTCAATGTTCGATCTTCCTTGCTGGGAATATGTGAGCCACTTAGCATCCTATGAAGGTACATGTCTTATGTATCTGACTCGAATTGCTCTTT is a window from the Sorghum bicolor cultivar BTx623 chromosome 5, Sorghum_bicolor_NCBIv3, whole genome shotgun sequence genome containing:
- the LOC8072775 gene encoding fatty acyl-CoA reductase 1, which gives rise to MIGDEVDSDVVVRYFRGKSILITGSTGFLGKVLVEKILRVQPDVKKIFLLIRAADVESAKQRVETEVTGREIFQILKNKHGNGFEGFIQEKICPLPGDVMYENLGLGPAKLREVCKEIDIIVNGAATTNFYERYDVAFDTNVMGAKHICEFAKRCSKLKMLLHVSTAYVAGEQEGVVLEKPFRLGETLREGTHLDIESELNLIKETRRELKANCSSEKVERRTMKDLGLKRAREFGWPNTYVFTKAMGEMLLGHLRGDLPVVIVRPSIITSILNEPLPGWMEGIRTIDSFIIGYAKQALSIFLVDLELIMDVIPGDMVVNAMMVAMAAHSEEQAQQLSIYHLTSSVRHPAPYAVLAECGHRYFLHNPLMRSGSGSGGKNSGEPVRPARMRFFRTLPRFRAYMAVKFRLPREILRLLNIALCGAFSRRYDELSRKYRYVMHIAELYAPYALFKGCFDDSNTERLRVAMANNNNNNNNNGQDRKYDEFGFDPKCIDWDDYFYRVHIPGVVKYLWD